Genomic DNA from Leptospirillum ferriphilum:
ATCGAAGGCATGGTCGCTCGATCCGGAGCGAAAAGTGGCCCTGTCGATTCCTTTCCGTCTTTCGGATGCCCAGAAAATGCTTGTGGAGGGAGGAAAAGAATTGCCGGCGCCCTCCGGTTCGAAGAGTATCGATGGCGTTCTCTGTGACCGGTATACTCTTGTCGAAAACGGTCATCCGGAAGGAACCCTCTGGAAAAATCACAAAACGGGAATCCCGGTGGAATACCGTTCGGCCAATGGGCAGGTCACGACCGTCCTGTCGAATATCAAGCCCGGTCCCCAGCCAGCCGCCTTCTTCGTTGTTCCCCCGGAGTATCGCGTCATGAATCTGGAGGGAATCGGAGGGATTCTGGGAAACGCGCTCGAAAAAATGGCGCCTTCGTTACCCTGACTTGGAGGCAAATGCTTTCTGAAACTTTTCCATCTTCGGACGGATGACCATCTGGCAGTAGGGTTGTCCGGTGTTTCGGGCATAGTAGTCCTGGTGGTAGTCTTCCGCCGGATAAAAAGGGCCGGCGGGAGTCAGCGCGGTCACGACCTTTCGCCCGGAAACGGCCTCCGTCCCGGACAGCTTTTCAATCGACGTTCTGGCAATGTTTTCCTGTTCCGGTGTGTGCCAGAAAATTTCCGACCGGTACTGGGTTCCCACATCGGCTCCCTGCCGGTTCAGTGTCGTCGGATCGTGAATAATGAAGAAAATATCGAGAAGGCGCTGGAAGGAAATGCGGTCCGGATCAAAACGGATGCGGACCGCTTCGGCGTGTCCGGTGGCACCGGAACACACGGTCCTGTAGGAAGGGGAGGGGTCCTTTCCCCCGGTATAGCCGGATTCCACGGAAAGAACGCCCTCCACGTTCCGGAACACCGCGTCCAGACACCAGAAGCATCCGCCTGCGAGCGTGGCTGTCTCTGTTTTTTGTTCCTGTTTTCGTCCGTCCATCTTTTTTGCCTCCTCCTCCAATAAAAACACTGTCGTGAAAGATGTTGTCGGGTGCGCGGTGCTCTGTACCGCGGATCGGCCGGACCTACCGGAGGAACCCTGACTCTCCCGCAGTGCAAGGACTGTCCCGACAGTGTAAACCGGTTTTGATTCCAAACCCAACAGCTGGGTTGAACAGATGGAAGTACGG
This window encodes:
- the msrA gene encoding peptide-methionine (S)-S-oxide reductase MsrA, which produces MDGRKQEQKTETATLAGGCFWCLDAVFRNVEGVLSVESGYTGGKDPSPSYRTVCSGATGHAEAVRIRFDPDRISFQRLLDIFFIIHDPTTLNRQGADVGTQYRSEIFWHTPEQENIARTSIEKLSGTEAVSGRKVVTALTPAGPFYPAEDYHQDYYARNTGQPYCQMVIRPKMEKFQKAFASKSG